DNA sequence from the Xenopus tropicalis strain Nigerian chromosome 4, UCB_Xtro_10.0, whole genome shotgun sequence genome:
GAATAATATAAACTAAGGGGAGCATCATGTACGTTTGGTGGGGGAGCATCATGTTGTGCGGCTGCTTTCCATTAGCTGAGCCTGAGCATCATGGTAGAATACAAGGAAGAATGGATAGTGaaaaatacagggaaatactGCAAGATCATTTGTTTGGCTGCTGAAAAATGAAGGTCGTGCAGAAGTTCATATTTCAGCAGGACAAAGAAACCCAAACACAACTGAATAGTTTAAGAATAAAGCCTTGAATGTCCTACAAAGACCTGTTCTGAATTCAATGTGAGTATCTGAAACTAAATATGAGGTACTTTTTGAAACTGGGGTGCCCAGTCATCATCTGACTAACCTAAACAACCTGGAGCAAAAATGTTCCTAAAATAACTCTCAGTGTGCAAAGCTGCTATATACTCTCCTGAAAAGGTGTAAAGCTTTTACTGTCATAGATGGTGGCTCTATATAATACTTTAGGGATTGAATACTCTGTTTATAACAAAACAATGTCACTAAACGAttgagaaaaaaatacttttataggCACTAAGTTCTTGTGTTCAGCTCTTGTCCTACTTTTGAATAACTGGTATGAAATATATCAGCTTTGCTTCCATGGACATTTCACTGCTGCTAGAAAACAAACCCTTCCAAGGAGGTGAAGGACAAACAGGTAGGATATTATTGATAGTGGCCAAGGCACTGCTGCAGTCAGACACagagaattaaaagaaaaatatacattttatgtacCGCCTTGTAGTGATAGAGACCAGAGTTCAATTCTGACTTGGGAGCTATCTGATAGAAGTTTGTATGTTCCGCCTGGGTTCTGCGTGGGTTTCTTCTGTGCCGTCCGGTTTCATTTAAAACACATACAGAAAGGTTAAGTGACTCCTAATAAAATTGACACtactgtgtgtaaatgcaatagggACCTCAGACTGGGGCTGAgactaataatataatatttgtaaaacACTGAGTAAATCTATCagttctatataaataacttCATAAGTTATTTAAGTAAGTACACATATGAAATCGGCCTCAAGGGGAACAAAGGTGCTTGAAATCTATAATAATCCAGTCATAACACAGTGCCAAACCACAAATCATTTGTTAAGCATGCAAAGCTATTAAATACTTCTTGAATACACAGTATTATCTGAGGACAACACATCAAGCTCAAGACCGTGGATATGAGTGATCAGTTATGTATATCTAGCTACGCACATCTTTtgctcttaaagggattctgccacgGGAAAACTCCCCCACCAAACAATTGCATCAGTTAACAGcactccaacagaatcctgcactaAAATGTTATTTCAAGAGAGTAAACAGATGGCACCTCCATATTTCTATGCTGCTGCCCCTGTAACTTCCAAGAACGAATACTTCAGATCCTAAATGCAATATACACTGAAAGGCAGAATATAGagccaccacaaatacattaaacagTGGGAacattagccccaaatacattatatatggtAAGAGTCAATGGTTCCTGGCACACTAGACCACCCCCTGACCCTTCAAAAAAAGCAGGTTACCTTAAACCTAGAAGTTTCAACTTTGTGTAGATCAAAATGAGGTCAGAAATTGTTTGCAAAAATGCTCCTTGTGTTTCTCaaaacaagaaacaaaaaaaaaaacttatctgCTACAGTTCTTTAATATATGTAAATCTGTATTGATACATTTCATAGggccaataaaaatgcaaaatgaagcacatgaggaaaataaataatttaaaaaagaccacttgaaaaattgcttaaaagAGGAAATGCTGAACATAGTAAAAGTTGAATTGAAAGGTGACATACCCCTACCTATATAATGTCTCTTTCCCTCCTCATAAAGCAAACCACAGTCAAACCCTTACATGGCCACATTAGCTTTTACCAATTTACATACTCCTGGTCAGCAGAAAGCTGGGAAAATTCAAGCGGGCAGACAAGGCAGTTTTCCTGTTTTATACCCATAAGTGCAGCAATATGATATTAATGAATTAATGTAGTCAGACATGAAGCAGTAGGATATTAATGGTTTTCTTTATTAAACTATTCGTCCTAGATATATAGATTTGGGGTATTTGGTCTGAAGCTGAGGCCACTGTACAATAAAATAATCAGAAATATAATACAGAAGTCTTCCAGAGAGGGACAGAGTTTCCACACGACAAATGCTTTCTACATAGATaatgattattttctttattcCAAAGACCCCGAGAAGAAATGCAGAAAAACATGCAGGAACACACGTCCCAGGACCGTTACATAAGacctaaaacaaagaaaaagacatATCATAAAAAGCAAGATACAAATGCGAAATAACCCCAAAAcgattttcatttttgttcccaTCACCATCTTGGTTGAGCTGTAGGCTATAACCACACCCCCCACCATTGTTTTATCAAGGCATATTTTGCAATGCCAGAATTTTGATGTCAGGTAgcgtaaaataatggtgtaattaATGCTGTTAGCCTGGCTAGCCTTATCATTATAAACTATTATAAGTagcaataaatatgccctttacaTTGTGGTTGTTTTTACTGGTAGCAAgatgtattattttaaatgctcaATGTCAATATCAATGTCATTGCGGAATTCAGATTTGTACAACAAGCAAACTGTGCTGGGCTTTTTATCTCTATCCTTTTGGAATCACTTTGTAGCCTCTTTGGTGTCCAAAAAAATGCCGACTTTCTTTTATTAAAgttaggcttttcactctactgcacatgcgcaagtttcacgaagacagaagaagaggatcactctctcgcagctaccccaggcagtagagtgaaaagccgggtATAAGgcaagtgattacagtcactgggggggtgccgaacattttggcaccccgcaataattgtacctttccttctcctttaagagatatTATCACTGGTCCAAAGTAGAAAATATGTGATTCTAGTAACAGTGGTGCTTAACTAATAACCCCCAGTGATCTACACAGCATGTGAAATTGTTAATACTGATTAAATGTTACAGAACACACATGGCTTCCTTTCTCCTTCAGAGATTATTGAGGCAGATGGATGCCTATTTGCAATAGCTATCAAACTGTAGCTGgaaaacaaattaacaaaaaggTTGCAATAAAACGTGAGAGGGAAGTCAAGcatgcaaatatacattttatggaACAGCCATTttcattatgttatttttttagaTTATGTTTGACATTTGGACTTCTTGCCTTAAAGAAGTCGAGAACAGAAGTACACAGTTGGGTTTGTTAGATTTTCAACATATTTCCCTAACAAGTAACACATGTTTCAGCTCTGGCCCTCACGTGCTGTCTGCCAAGAGACATCCAAAAATCCATATCTGTATCAGTAGCAATTGCTCTGCATTCTATATAAGGAAAAGTACATCTAATGGTGATATCATTTTACACTGAAATATGTGCTCGCGAGACTTGAATGGATTGTACTCCACCTAAGCTGCTTCAAAATTGCTCTTAGTCTAGACAGTTTAGCAAGAATGTAATTCTCTTGCTGGATAAATTTGGcaaataaaccacaaaaaaatgcttttcaacatgagacattttttattttaaaaatattagcaAAAAGTAATGTAAGGGAAGTATTACATAAATCATAAATacatactatatgtatatatactataacaGTCCAAAAGGCTTATTAGTGAGGGGATTGTAATCTTTTGTAACGATTCTTGCAAAATATTGCAAGATGCCTAAGCATATTAGTAAATCCAACGAATGACTTAGGACAGTGCTATCCAACTGACAGCCCCACTTgggtggcccccacctgtctgtgctgcttacctttgtgtaagctttcggctaatgtcagacgaggtgtagggcggatattttcggcaagcggaaaagcgattgccgaaaattctgccctacgcctcctacatgtgcctgcacccgaatgaatgagatacgctcgggtgcaggcacatgtagccaatatatgcataaaaacgtgagactttgcattatctcgcgtttttatgtgtatatcggctacatgtgcctgcacccgagcgaaTCTcataggaggcgtagggcggaattttcggcaagtgcttTTCAGGGTACAGGCTTTTGATTTTATCACCAAACAGGAGCATGTGCACTGAAAACCAGGACCATATTGGCTTCACCCTTGCTCCTCCTTCTTTATGTTCAAAGCTGGGGAGCCTGCACAACGGAATTCCAAGTGTTATATTAATAAAGTCCAACTGCCTGttgcaaccaggcagaggtttgcaTGACAAACTAGAAAAATGAGAGGACCTGTATAAAAAAGTTAAGAAATGAAAATTCTAGCAAAATAAATCTGGTTTTTGGACGTTATTGCCGAGAAGTCAAATAGAACCTGAAATTTCAGGTTAgaaagaacattaaaaaaaaaaaaaaacaaaaattaaaccttGCCCACATCCCTCAATAAATATACCCAAAGACACAAATTACAAGAATTTAGAAGATTCTTAAATGTCTACATTTCTATTGTATCATGTAATTAAATTAACTGGGGATTTATTCTACATGTAGGGCTACTCTTAACCTTTTATCTGCATCAGTATTTAAAATCCCtttgaaaaagaacaaaaaaactgCATTACTGTTTCAGGACAACGACTACACTTgtaatttctaaataaaacaCCATTGTCTGCTCCAGAACGCCACTATGCTGGGAATGGCACAGTAGATAATTATTACCCACAACACCGGAGATCGAGATTTTCCAAATGTCAGCACACAGAACAAGTTGCCATTATCGACTCAGCTGCAACAACAACTAGATTTTTCCAGTATGCTCTTTATGCCAACAAAGGTCTCAAACATCAGACGATAACTAGAATTTTATTTACTGGACCACTGTAAAAACAAGAGAAAGACCAAAAAAAAGTCAGCCAGCTTTTTCCCCTTGTTCAGAGAAAGGGTGAAATGACACAAGGCTTTCCACAGAGATAACCACACTGTTTTGGGTACAAAGAGCACATAATCTTAACTTTAGCTGCCTGTGACCTTGATTTTCCTGCACCAAAAAAGCGAAAAATTCTCAGAATGTATCTGGCtgataaaatgttaaatacatttgcaataacGCCTATGAAAGAAGTTGCTGTTTGATAGCTAAGAAACAGTAATAGGCAAAGACATAAAACCTAGCTTTATAGCATTTATTTACACTATGAGCAGTTAGAGGTGGTTTTTACCAGAACCCACCCAAATAGCTTTGTATCATATTTGCTTGTTTTCAGAAAGCCATGGCATCACATAGAAATCAGACCTTGCCCCATTCCTATAGATGGCAGACTTTGAATTATAGACATGAGCCCAGTTGCACAGACAACACAGGGCTGAATCTGCAGGAAAAGTAAAGGCAGTGATATCAGAACTAATTTCTGTGCAATCTGCCAATCTGACCCACAGACAAAACAAGTACCTTGTGTGTTATATGGAAACACAAGTGAACTGCAAGTTTGCACACCTAAAGACAGGTCCCAAATCTGAAATTTGGACAGGATTTCACTGGGATGACTACCAGCCAGGAATTCCTGGGCAAAGTGATAATTTGGCAACCAGTCCAAAATTACCAGTCTGCCTAATGCTGTTCTGTATCTTACTAAAGAGCTTTCTAAAAACAAGGGAAAGTCCATCATTACTTCCATCAGAGACCAACACAGTCTGCAAACTCTCAGTGCAGTATCTTTTCTCCATTATAGATGTGACCTCAATTCATGACCCACTTTACCTAATTAAAGACAGAATATGCAGAGCcttcagaaatattttttaaacttttaccAAAGTCTGACCCTCAGTTTTTCTTTGGAATGAGCCAGAATGGCTGCTAAATTTTTTCCAAAGTTCTGATTGCCTAGTCCTTGAAGAATTAGAATACAGATGCCTACACCAACCTGACAGTGCATCTAATCTATGTGCTTACTTGCTTACTCCTAGAATTGATCTTCTTTGCAAGATGTATACATGGAGCTTATATAACTAGCTACTAACGACAAGAGCACACATTGCATATCAAACATCTCTACTCCTGCCAAAGCAGACATTTTCGGGCCAAtctctgctccatgtagctgcacttagGCTGAAggtgtgcctgtcagtgcagctacaggaAGCTGCTAATCATATCAGATCTGCTCCGATCTGCCTGATTAAAAAACGCAGGTGTACAGAAGCATTTTATATGCAATGTGTGCTCTTACCCTAACTAGGGCTATTTACATACATCAGATAGGTCCATCCTGGTTACTTGTGTTAACCTGACCTCAGTAATATTTCTTTAAACATATCTTTCCTTTATGTACTGTACTTTGTTTCCTCTAGTGTTACTGTATTAGATATGGCAAACACAAATGACATAGGAGTTAAGCTTGCAAAACAATGAGGACAGCATTAACACTAGTTTAGAAAAGGTGTTATATTAATGTGAGTTTACAGACCTCCTGACTCCTATTTTATCTTATTTTCACTGAATACAGACATATTGTCAAGAATAAAGTAGAGCTTTACAATAAATGCAGCATGCACATTTTGAAGTACAGTACAGAAAACCGCTATACATACCAAATCTGGCTGTAGACGAGCAGTTAATGGAAAGGAATATAACATGGACTGTAAAGTGGTCAGGAAAGAGGAGCTCCAAGACTGCCTGACTTCACGACTCCTGGGAATGCGATGAATTGAATACTGTAAAgaatacattttgataaaattaGCAAGGacttttaaatatcatatgtatttgcattttatattacTGCAGACCAACCAATTTTCTTTTCACTTTCTTTGGAAATGGTACACCATAAATggtgatttttcatttttttccatctgGCAAATCTCTATAGTGTTATAATTTGCCACactagttgatacatttctctcCAGCATAAGAAAAATCTCAGTGAATAATGTATATACGACAACAACAGACATTAGTAATGCTCAACACATACCAAAACAGATGGTGTTAATAAAAGTATTAGCTGATGCAACAAATTTTAACAGTCTTGTTTTAATAATACTCTATACACCAACATAGATTATCAATTTTAGGTGGAGAGAATTCCCTTAACAATGGAACCAACCTATAAGGGAAATATGTTGGAATTACCAGGCAGTGCATTGTGCATCAGCCCTTTAGGACTCTGCACTAGTAGCAGCTGCAAAGGAAATAATGCAGAAGGTCCAAGCCAGTCAGTCAGGTCACCTATTGCACATTGGATGCTCTGCACTGCCCTTAGCCTTGGAAGGACAGACTGCACTGTAACTTAGTTAAAAGTAGTAATATAGCTTTTTTGTGAACAAGGATACACat
Encoded proteins:
- the alg14 gene encoding UDP-N-acetylglucosamine transferase subunit ALG14 homolog isoform X2, producing the protein MHLCQYHHVSKNEMHFILLFPAVGHRGTPPQGNTGCSTCGHTTEILRLLSSLSKSYSPTHYVLAETDKMSEDKIHLFENTRTSGVYKSTYSIHRIPRSREVRQSWSSSFLTTLQSMLYSFPLTARLQPDLVLCNGPGTCVPACFSAFLLGVFGIKKIIIIYVESICRVETLSLSGRLLYYISDYFIVQWPQLQTKYPKSIYLGRIV